Genomic DNA from Solanum pennellii chromosome 3, SPENNV200:
AAAGGACTCTTAATAAAGAAGGCAAGCCTTTCAAGTAGGGCTTGAAAGAAGGCAGTTGAAATCCGGTCAGTGTAAACATGATATTAATTAGTCTTTGTTGCTTAATTGTCGAGTTTGGACCGACAGTCTCTGCCATATCTTCATTGTAAAACAACAATCTTGGAACATTTATGATAATGAAAAAGGAACAGATAGAGAGGAAGGCTCCAACAACGGTTGTTTCTCTTGGTTTCAACATAGAAATGAGAGCAGTTTTAACAGATGCCTTTTTCCTTTGTTGAATCAGTCAAATCAGTAGCCTTTCTTTTATATGGGGGAATGCTTTTCTTAGTATGTCGAGGGTAGATTTATGAATGACTTCTTTAGCTCTATCAATAGAAGCCTCCACCTAATGTTCTGACCGTTGCTTTAAGCTCTGCAACGGAAGAATGCCCTCACCCGTTATGATCAATCTCTTGTTTCATTTTCTGCTTTACACAACATATATAAGTGAATAGATGAGTCTTAGGTGTATTCTTCACATACTTCAATTGATCTCTTGCTTCCAAATATTTTCCTGACAATCCAGGATGCCTATTGTGGTTATATGAACCCTGGTGGTTGTTGCATGAACTATTGGAGTAATCACCGGTTTGTCTCCGATTGTGTCTCTACTGCCTACAGGCTTTCTGATTGCACCCTAGAGCTAACGAAGCTACCAAAAATCACAGTTGGATTCTTTCTTGGTCTTCCATATCATATCCATAAGATGAGTATCGCCGAAAATGCAAAACCTAAGATGGACTTGCGGTCATTCAAGGCTAGATAAGATTGAAAATGACCACATTCGTCAGAAAGTGAAAGTTGCAcatattgatgataaaatgaGAGAAGTTATGGTTTGGTCATGACCTATGTACACCAACGGTCCGTACATGTGACACAATGATGAGTAAACGTGTTAAAAGGAGATGGAGTGTTATCTAAATTACATAGAGGAAAGTTTGTCTCGAAAGACGTACAAATCCTTGGAATCAATACAAACTTGGCTATAGATAGAATATGTTGGAAGAATAAGGCATAACTAGAATAGTTTTCAGTATTCGTCCCTTATCATTCACTACTCATATAGTATACTTTAATTCGTCTGATTGAAACTCGTGATGTGCCCTTAACTCACACATCATGAGATGCTCTCTTAATACTAAACTAATGCCCTTACAGGAGGGGAAGCAAAGTGTCTTCAGCCATATGCCCCTTGCAatagttttttgaaaatcttGCTCCGTGATTTGGCAGAGGTAATATATGGTGAAAGGGGCCAGCCTAATGTTTTTCTTGAGCTgagggtctatcggaaacaactCTCTATCtcacaaggtaggggtaaggtctgcataAACTCCACTTGTGGGATACActtgatatgttgttgttgacgGGGTCAGCCTACCAACACTATTGTTCTACATTCGTGTGCTAAATAGATAAAACAAGATGGCCTCAAATTTTATCTAGCTATGTTTTGTTGTTTCGACTTCTAATCAACTCGATGTTTTACAATCCAGAAAGATGGTTGCTTCAGTACTAGTACTGATTCTGTTACATGACATGATCAAGTCTAGCTTGCTTGGTTTGTACTTCTTTAGTTTCTTGAAAGATTTATTAACAATGTGGTTGTTGATTAACTGATGAAGTGACTTGGCTTATGGCTTTAGGTGTCAACGAAAGCTCGAGAAGTTTCTGTGTTAATGCCAGGAGAAGATGTCCCTACTTTTCTAGCCAATCCTGCTCCCGTACCCTGTCCTCCTGAACGCGATCCATggcctctccatcaacagaatTCCTTGCCCGGTCTCTTGAACTTGGATTCGAATGCTCAATCCTAGCTAGCTCAATTTGAAGGCAATATAAACATTGACAATACCAAATTGATGGAGTTCACCAATTGGTTTTTTTGTCCCTCCCCTTGGCTCCTTAATTTAATGTGCATATAGCATATAGGTATTGGCTTGTTAAAAGCTTTTCTTATCTATTTAATTGAGCCGAGGGTCTTTctgaaataatttttctattttcgtAAAATGAAAAGTTGCATACCCTTATTCAGATCGACGATCgtaattgttattataattgtGTTTCTTGTCTATGATTGGATCCCAAAATTCTTGACCATGTTATTGTATTTGATGCAATCTTACAAAAGTACCTGTACATAGCAGAGGCGAATTGAGAATTTTATGGATTATGAATATTAAGAAATGACATCTTATTGGATtagaatattatttataaataaaataatgtcttttaacacaaacataaaacttaaatcaaaactATTGAATTTTATCGAAATCGTAATTTTCTGTTCTTTGTCTTTTGCCATGTTTTATCATTCTTTCATTTGGCCATTTGAGGGTTGTTGAGATGAATATTGTAAGCATAAAAGCTAACAGTCATAGTGTGAACCTACCCCATGGTGACAACTGACAAGTAATTATATGAAACAGTTTGAAATTCGAAATTCAgataaatctatattttatcataattttttaaatatattttttaaatattttgaattgataattattgtgatttatagtaatttttttgtagtttacagatatataaattttatttcggaaaaaattaaagatttcatgCGCAAAttcttgattaaatttaaattgattgactctcaaaaaattaaatacgtcaaataaattgagacaaaaaagtatcttttttgtttttttttcttgggaggagaaatcaaaattttaacaaTTGAATTTTAGAATAGGATATTAAGtgttataaattataacaaaattctaaatttagtatttgtatatttaataagtttttttaaatataaaaatacttgaTCAAAATCTATTAACTCGATTGAATCGATATCCATGCTTCTAGCTCTGctttatttacatataatattcaatatttagtGTGTCACCTGATAAATATCGATTCGCtcaaataaaattcattaaaagagaaaatatatcGATTAtcaattctttattttaaaattttttattaaaaaaataagagataatattaattCCACCGTAACCTCAATAATTACAAGCCACAATTCAATATTAGTCAAAGTTTCCCAATGCAGAAATTgtgtatcaaatatatataaatgcgATCTCATTTAAGTTTCCCTTTATTATCTCACATGCTATCTCCTTGGTAGATATATCTCTCATTTTATGATAATGTTTAATTGTGTGTACacctatttattttaaaaaataatactcttCACACACATGAAATGTGTAATTAATATACTCTATTTATGATCATTTATTAGCTCATGATGagtaaagaaataatttttgaattcaaatagaatcagtcaaatatattttaaaaaatgatttattaataatatacataaaaaagtgaaataattttaaaattttatttcgagaaacataattttttaaaagagagAGCAATGtatattcttgaaaaataatgtCATTCATTAGGTTATCACGAACGGAACAGACTTTCAGCCCAAATAGAATCTATTCAacatatttacaaaaattcatagattaatatacataaaagaaataaagataatttaaaTTTCCCATTTTATGATTCATAAACTCTAAAAAAACTATGCATAGACTTTGTGGTCTTCAATTTATGGTAATATctatatgtaatataattacaaaaatttctcgttaaaaatatatatatatatatatatgtaatttgtttttcttgaaacgaaataaaaagaataatatcaaaacaaaatgaaacaCAAGAAATATAACATAAGATTAGTTAAATATCCAATCTAACATTATGGTACAATTTTTTCTCAAGAATTATTACTTccaacaaattttttatttttattttttaaataaaaataaaacattctAAGGTCACAAGTGGATTTTCAATAGATTCATTATTTCCACTTGTTAAAGACCtcttgtaattattattattttctctattaCCATTTCCAGCCTCCGCCGGACTCCGGCGCCGGTCACCCAATTCCGATCTCACCCTTCCCGGTGACTTACCGGATTTCCTCGTAGACGGGCATCGACTTATGCTATTCCTCGTTCCTCCGTTATTTTGATCTCCACATATCACCGGTGACCTCGATCTCCGGCATGAACTCTCACCATTATCTTTTCTCGATAACCCGCCCGTATTCTTTCttgacccgacccgacccggagAATGATTCCGAATATGACCCGACCCGTATAAGTGATCGGATTTTCTAGCGGGAGATGTGTTTCGAATCTGACCCGACCCGGATAGGTGATTAGATTTTCTAGCTGGAGATGTGTTCCGGACCTGACCCGACCCGGATAAGTTACCGGATCTTCTAACTGGAGATGTATTGTTCCGGTAATTTGCTGGAGACCTCTGCCGGAATTCTGTGATCATCTCTTTCGAATCTGACCCGACCCGAATATGTCCACCGAGATCTTTGATCGTATCTGACTCGACCCGGATGCTCTTACTGAGTTCTTTGGTAATCTCTTTCGGGTCTGACCCGACCCGGATTCTCTTGCTAGGCTCTCGGGCTATCTCATTTTGATCCAACCCGACCCGGGAGAATTCGTCTTTTGGATTGAAAATTCTTGCTATTTTGAAAACATGAGTGTCATGAATGTTATGGGACTGACTTTTTTCGATAGAGAATTTTTTTTcgagaatattatttttttggtcatGAATACTATGATTTATGGGGTTATTGATAGTAATTGGAATTTCCGATAGAATTTCTTtgacttcttcttcttgttctagAAATGGAAGGGTTAATGGTGGAGATCTATGAGTAGTTGTGATTTGTAATTCGATATTAGATTTTGACGGAGTTTTTTCAATAGAACTAAGAACACAACCCATTTTCTTGTTGGATCTTTGacaaattaaagaagaaaaaagtttgACGATACAAATGTTGCTTGagcttataaaaaaatatttgaaaaagctaggttatgaattttaaatCTAGGAAGAGAACATCAAAATTCGATAAAATGGATATCAAAATATATCGAAAGATACTATCGATATGAAGTTGTGCTTCGAAAGTGATGTAGCATAGACTAACACATTAGAGCAAGTGTTTAGATGTGGAGGAGTTTTTTAATTGAAAGAGAAATATAACAAAAGTTTGAggcaaaaatttataaataatatattttatcagATAGAGTAACTTATCGATCAATAACCTTGCGATCTAAATCATGTTTGatattaatacaataataagTAATagttaaatcaaaacttagaaacttAAAACTCGAAacttagaaagaaaaaaattgagaggGAGTGAATGGAGGGAAATGGAGGAGAATGATAAGTCAATGAAGTGTATATATCTATtggtatataatttaattaattatattatgtatagACAGGTAGGATGATATTGATTTGCATTAATTGCATGGGGTTGGCtagtcaaataattaataaatgaataaataagtaaataaataacattaatttaaaatgaatgtaattttatttcatatttgacTTGTCAAAATAGTctttgaaatgttttttttattttagaaaaataagtttttttttaaagacgattcaatcaatataaaatatcatttacaGAACTTATTTTAAGCTTCcacaaaataagttatttttcttaaaaaaaataattctaaataaaatatttttcaaaatttaatttatcaaacatgaaaaaaattgaaaatattaactcaaccTTAAATGAAGGGCAGGGGTGGCGAGTGGTGGTAGGGGTAGGGGTAGAACCATAGGATAtggaaaaaaggaagaaattaaGTGCCCATTTAGGGAAATTCAAATTAAGAAATGATTAGGGTTTAGTAATCGTATTTTCTCCGTCCACTATtatttgttatgatttttatttttaaagcaaaaaaattataatttataatactttcatagagttttttgaatatctaaatattttgcttaaaatatcgaattgatataatttaatttaactttgaaaatgaaTCAAATCGACTTTCGAAAAgcgtaacatgacaaataaaaataaacggaGGCATTAATCTTTATGATTGTTGCTGCTAGATTAGTAATCCGTCCACTAATCACATGCAGaatttaaaacatatacatgtgaaattatgaaattgatCGATATGGATTGTGGTGGAATAATTAGGATTCAACAATCCTTAATTAAACGTCTAAAATTCAAACTccttaaaataattgaaagtgCCGCCCTAAAAAATAGACCATGTAATTCATAAAGTAAACTTAGTTTAATTCTAATGCGAATATCAGACATCAAGTAATACCAAAAACTACAACAGTGATACAACAATATGTATAACATTGGTTACTAAACTTTGTTTGGCacaaaaatatcttaattttttgacaaatttttgaaaatatttgaagtagTTTTCTATTAGTTGACTGAAATCGTATCGTTCTTATTTAGAGTCTAATTCTTTTATCAATATAGATCtctctatttttaattagaagcCCTAGGTTTGAGCAtcgaaaatgaaaaaatcttATCGAGTGTACCTCTACATTTTTAATCTGttctcaaatataaatattgaaccacgaataaaaaattattagcttgcataaatattatgtaaattgtgatTGGTGGCACTAGATCTCTCTCCTTATGATATTGTAAATTTAGTGATAGGGGAACTCcattcttttaaattaaaaactttgaCTTGGATTAATCTAATGTATATAATTAGATCTGATCTAATCCTtttaaatctctaaatttgtataactataatattttaataattaatattttgaaagtttttaaaaagtaaaaaaaaaaagaaggtgaaATTTCACATGGCTTAATCATATTtgtaaatgtgatttttttatacACATGGCCTGTTTCTATTCCAAATCCATTAAATAATTCTTCAATTTCCTTGATACaatataaaaatcttaaattcgtatatgaaataatttattaattcgtTGAATTTTACTTATTTCTATTATTGATCAGAATTGAGTTCTGAACtctgaaaatcaagaaatttttgaaaaaaaacactctttaaacataaagaatataaatttaaatattaatcgatgtttaataaaaacaaaattcaaattataaatcCGTCTAAATTTATCTTGGGATTGCTTGTGAAGTCAATTGGCTATAAATGGTGTGTGTGACAGAGTATAATAACAACAACTTCACAAATGAATTAATGAGCTTCTGAATTTCCTCAAACACATGACAATTCAATGAAAAGATTGGTCCATGACACAAAACAATTATGATTGAAGTTCATGGCTTTGTCTTttgtataataattaatttatttgaggTTCGATTAAATTGAATATTGAAATTcgattgaattttgaatttgcgtattatatagtttatttttaaaaatgacacTCTCGACACAGTTTGGGAACTCTGGAAGGAAGGCAATAGCAGTAAATTAGAAAACCCAATATCTCAACCGGCTGctattattcaaaaaattattgacTGGCTGAAAGACTGTTCTCAGCTTCTTGACATCAGATCATCTTGGACGTTTACTGATTCTATTCTTCTGGATGCGCTCtacataattttttcatttttaagagTGTGATCTTTAGTTAAAAATAGAGAGCTCGGGATGGAGTAAAAATCAGTGCTTCGCTCCATTATTTTCAAATCTTAAGTATTTATAACGTTATTCGAAAATAGAACTAATTTCACTCCTAGTTCTGATAGCCAAATTTGAAAACAACAAAACgttaaaatagtttataaatattttttttttttcaaaattatcaacTTAAATTAGGGTTCAAGACTATACTTCAATTGAGGAAATAAATCATGATGAGGATTTCATTTATTAAATGAGGCAGCATGGTCCATTAAGTTTCATCATCTAACATTCAGTCCTGTCCATTTTGCATTTAATATATGTCACCTACTAATTTTGTTTGGTTATATAggacttttatttattttctcttaatttatatGGTGATATTTGACAGAAAAATTTAACCCCTTTCTTctcaaaataagtatttttcaaaaaaattaacttaactaatctttaaatttaaattggatTAAATCGATACAATATCACTatcacttcaaaaaaaaaaaatagaactctCTACTGTCCGAGCAATTCCCTCTTTGTAGTCACGTCTTATCGTCCTTTTATGGAATGAGGCTTTAGGGTGAACCATGAGCCCATTCCAATTTCTTGAATTTGTTGGGCCAATGGAAATGGTTGGCCCAATGAGAAACATTGAGGAAGAGGATTACAATTATGGCCCAAATAGAAATATTGACATTGAGGAAGAGGATTACAAAAATAGCCCATTTGTGTCCTAATGATGTGTGTTAAAGAATAAAACAATACACAAATATAATCATCAAAAATTGTTTGGATAATAAGACACTACTTGTTAAGCAATTTGATCAACACTTCATCATGGTTACTTGAAAATGTTAGAGAAACTTGGAATGCAAGATGTTTCTTCACGGTGATCCGTCATTATTGTGTGTTCTCTGTCCTCCCTAGGATCCAACTAACTTGAATTCGACAAAAGATTCAACTTTCAGAAGTAAAACACTACATACTAAAAACGACTTAAAGGCACTACCCATTGATTCGAAGTTGGGGATTCGAACTATCATTCAAACTTAAAATTAGGTTTTAGTAATTCTAACTAAAAATCGAAAGTGCTAGAACTCATATTAACAATTTTTAACTTCTATTCCGCAAATCTAAGTTTGATTTTTAGggcttaattatttttttttaaaaatatgaactttGTCCATGATACAATTCcccatatttttattgtacatAGCAAAGAAATAGATATATTGGGAGATGAAATATCAAAATCTTATCAAATTCTTTTTAGCGTCCGTCTTTTCCTATCTTTTAACAATTtcatattaatcaatttttattcTAAGAATTGCATCCTTgaaatgcatttttttttaaaaaaaatcttacgTGAACGcaagatattttatatttatttatttatttattgaagaaCTCAAGATGATTAGCTATAGAAGAAGTTCATTAATTTACATATTAAAAGTCACTTGTAATAATAGTCAAAGCACCATTTCTAATCTCAAAAATCATGGTTAGGTGtgttttgtatttattcttttgtcctgttcttaattattattgattaaaCATGATTTggaattcaaatattattattgtgtCATCatgcatttgtatttgtattgtaGAAGTGCCCAATTAATTATGGAGCCTAAACTAAACCAACCTAATCCATTTGATAGAATTTGATTTATTAGCATTATCAGTTCATAACACGTATTATTCATcataaagatatatttttcgAATTATTTCATTTCGAACtccaaaaatataatgtaaattCGAGTaattctaatttcttttttatcgTTTCGATATGTGAAATATCCACCTAAAATGTGATATACACCTCATCATCAGAATATCCACCTAAAATGTGAAATATCCCTTTAATTTCTTTCCATATTATTCATAATACAATTGtattataatttcattaattttttttagatgcATTAATCAcattttaagaagaaaaaaaaaacataaaaataaatatttgatacaTTTTTCCTAGATCATGAGAAGATTACCCATCACATCCAATAATCTTTTCTCCACTTCATCATGGTGTGAAGTGTGAAGCATTTCTCCACTTTAGTGAGTCatgtatcaattttatttttagtaaaaataaatttgattttaaatttggtatattaaattagattttaaaaacaattaaacccaaattcataataaatagagaaaacttaatttaaagcataattatgaaaaaaaaaacataattattacatcatacataagaattgtatgagttaAAGAGTTGTATTTAAAGGATGAGTATCAATTGTATCAAAGCAGAAATCAGTTAAAAATGTGTGAAAGAATTGTATCAAACACATGTATATTATAATACCCAAAATATAGCtacatttcatatttttttgaaattataactATTTGTatcataaatacaatataacacgttacatattttttctttaaatactaAGTTTTTGGTTCttccaaaacttttttttttgtgtatatataaaaaaaagagggGCTACAAGAAGAAACATGATACCTTTTCATATTCTTGAAAAGCTTTATTgtaaagtttaatttttaagatttttttttcaacatctCAGATAATAATTCTTAAATACATTGACAAAAAAAGataatacatcataatttcCTTCATAATAGTGTATTACAAGTCCTTATTGCtttaattattacttttttattattcatttagtcagaaaaataaaaattaatttcatctttCAATCAAATTATTAGTCGAAAATAATTATACCACTCTTTTCATATACCATTAAAGGTCCGAtttttttgtattgtataaaaatgtcttatcataaattattaatatttaccTAATGTTCCAATGTTCCCCTTGAAGGTATTACTTAATTAGTACTCCACTTAGCAATAAggttatcttatttttattttttttaaggaatATCTTCTTCGTATCTTGTCAGACACATTTAATTGATCAAAAtgactaatattatttataataagagGAAATAACATATATAGGAAAAGTGTAATGTGTAATattccaataattttttttaaaaaaaaacacgaTTTGAATACTTTTATCCTTAAAAGGAGTCTGATAAATATGAAAACGAGAATCGAATCGATTAAATTATGGTTCATGTAAGAGTGGAATAATCAATTgactttttatgtttaatttagaaaagtatttatttaatttaataactttttttctttttttgtctaaaagtaaaataaaataaaaaagtggaCCCACCtccaataataaaataaaaataattatttgtttatgcATGAAAATTCCAACTAAGAATAACTACCAAAGACGTCCTCTTCCACGCGCAAAGATTCCAATATAAAGCCACAATATATgattttcattattcataattattattatttttattattttaaaaaaaaaaaagttgtccactttcaaattttcttcttcttcttctctactttctctaaatattagaaatagaaagaaaaaaaaagttttttttcttctttttttatagttttttggGATTTAATTCCAAGATGAATGAGAAATCAAGAGTTTCAAAGGAGCTTAATGCTAAACATACAAAGGTAACTTTGAATTTATTTggccttttttttgtttagttcATATATGTTGTAAGAGAGTCGATGATTTATTGAAAATAGTTTATTTATCTTCAAATTAATAGGATATAAGGTCTGCATACACATTATTCGAGATAACACTAGTATGTTGTTTTGTACATATGTTGTAAGATTACTtagaatttttttgttgttgttgatgattttttaattaacttgaATTTGATTGTTTAGCTATAGAATTTGTTATCATATATGTTGATAACTTATAATCATTGTTCTTGGTGTTCTCTTTTTCTGGGTTGATTGTTGGATTATGTACAAATAAACTCGTATTTCTGTGTCAAGTCAAATGTCGTCACATAAAttgaatcaaaattaaattggGAGGGAGTAGTATTTGTTGCTCAAATACCTGAGTTTTTCCTTATTCAAGTAAATTTGATTGTGATTCCTGGAATATatagttctaaaaaaaaaacagaattttTCTGGTTTATGAAAttcttcaattaaaaaaaaaagaaaataaaaatatatgaactttttctggtattttgaaaatttttcttcGGGGTGAGGCTACGTACACAACATTCGacccaaaattttatttataaaattacactCGAAATGTTATCGTTGTTGTTGATATTTGACTTTCTTTGACAAGTAGGTGTTTTAATATTTGGACTTATTATTCCTTGACAGACTGCCacatatatacatgtatttCAATAGATATTGATTTATACAAGTCTTATTTATTTGACATGTCTGAGGTTGGTTAAGCATGATAGACCACATTTATCTGtccaaaagaaataaaatatataaataaaacgATGTCGAATTTCGAGTTCTTTATCCTTTTAGAATATAAAGGATCTTGATTTatatttgatgatatttttaaagagtatgatgattgttcttttgttgaatTTGGTGGTATCTACCAAAAATATTGggtcaaattattatattgtggCTGTACATAGCTGTATGTATGTGTTGAAAAGGTCAttaaagattttctttttacttgtttaataATAGCAATCTTAGGTGTAAATGGAATTTTAATAATCTTCAATTTTTCTCGTGTCCTTTTTTTTATACAGTGCCTTAGCTTTTAGTCCTACGTGTGTCGGACCCTCCAAAAATAGTGGATATCTTGGAGGATTCGACATGTAtgcaataatattttgaaagagTCTGAGCAACGTAgcttatgaaatgttatttCGGGCTGCTGTTGGTTTGGGAAAAGGTAGTTCTTTGTAGACAGAACTGAGACAGAATTTTGAGGCTGGATATTGATTGAGTTGCTAAGAAGTTTTTTAATACTCGCTCTGTTTCAGTTTGTTTTTCTGGTTTGGACTTTACACGTAGTTTAAGAAAGGAAAGAAGACTTTTAAACTGTGTTGTTGTAAAACGAAAGATATGTAGAATGTACCAAATGCTCTTTAATCATATGATGCtaaacatgtcatgtggaaAGTTGGAATCAAAGAGTTGCCGAAAAAGAAAGAGACGTTATTTTTGAAAAGGACTAAAACAGAAGCAAGACAAACAAACTGTAACGGAGGGAGTAGTACTGGTACATATTCTTGTGATTTGCAATGTAGTTGTATTAAAGCATTTCTCTATCTTCAAAATGGACGACTTTGAAGGTAGATTTCCGAAAGGTATTGTAGAGAGAAACATGATCAATGTCCACACTCAGTTTGGGACGGAGGCATAGTAGTAGTTGTTGTTACATTGCAAAGTGAACATCTACGTAACATGATCAATATCCACGCTCAGT
This window encodes:
- the LOC107013088 gene encoding uncharacterized protein LOC107013088, with product MGCVLSSIEKTPSKSNIELQITTTHRSPPLTLPFLEQEEEVKEILSEIPITINNPINHSIHDQKNNILEKKFSIEKSQSHNIHDTHVFKIARIFNPKDEFSRVGLDQNEIAREPSKRIRVGSDPKEITKELSKSIRVESDTIKDLGGHIRVGSDSKEMITEFRQRSPANYRNNTSPVRRSGNLSGSGQVRNTSPARKSNHLSGSGQIRNTSPARKSDHLYGSGHIRNHSPGRVGSRKNTGGLSRKDNGESSCRRSRSPVICGDQNNGGTRNSISRCPSTRKSGKSPGRVRSELGDRRRSPAEAGNGNRENNNNYKRSLTSGNNESIENPLVTLECFIFI